A window of Streptomyces profundus genomic DNA:
GTCAGCGGACCACTCCCTGGAACTGTCGAACGACGCCGTGAGGTCCGTGGAGGTCCTGCGCCAAACCGTCTCACGGCTGGACGACTTCATCGGCGCTCTCGGTCGTGGGAACGGTCGGAAGAACGCCGGCGACCGGGACTGAAGCGCAGCGCCGCTCCACACACCGCCTCTGCCGTGGTCCACGCGGCCACGCGGCCACGGTGTTCTCGGTCAGTCCTGGAACGGCCCACAGCGGTTGGAGGTCGCCCCGACGAGCACGGACCTGTCCCATCCGGCCCACATGGTGTGGTTGATCTCGTCAACGCTTGGCGCCCTGGCAGCTGTTGGATCAATGCCGCATCCGGCCTGCCACCCGTCGACCGCCGTGGCCAACGTCGCGGAAGTGGCCGCCGCGGCCCGGCGACGCTCCGGCATGGTGATGGCCTGGGCCGCGACGAACATGGACAGGTCCCGCTCGGCGTACTGACGTACCGCGACGCCGATGGCCTCGCGCTGTCGAGCGTTCTCCGGTGTCCAACTGCCGACGATCACCGCGCAGCCGGCGGTGGGGATCAGGGAACCGCCTCGGAAGCGGACCCCGAGCCGGTGGCCGATCCCTGCGAGTGGGCCCCGCTCATGCATCAGGAGTTCAGCGGTGAGCTGTACGGCCTCGGCTCGGTCCGGTGTGCTCAGCTGGAGCGGGATGCCGATGAAGACACGGCTGGCGGCCCCGGGCACGTCTCCTCTTGATCCGAGACCTGCCCAGCCAGGACAGGCGTCGGCCGGTGCGGGTGCCGTGTCGGGCGACCGCACCTCCTGCGTCAGGTGCTGCCACTCCTCCGCCGGCCGGGGACCGACGATCACCACGCGTTCCGGAAACAGCGCTGCTCTCAGGGCGGCGTGCGCCCGCAGGTCCGTGACCGAGATGGAGGGCGTGGAGCCGATGCGGCAGTCGTCGAAGCGGGCCGGCTGCGGGCGCCGAGTCGCCAGCGCGGCGAGTTTGTGGCCGGCGATGAGCAGCGGGTTTCCGAACCACTCGGACAGTTCCACGTCGATGGCACGGCACTCCCGCACGCGGGTGTCGTCGTCGACGCGTCCTTCGGCCAGCAGCCGAGGAGCGTTGGTCAACGCGGTGAGCAACGCGCGGTCCGCGTCGGCGAGCACGGTCGCCGAGACGTCCATGGTGTCCGCGTGGGTCTGGGCGTGTGCCACCAGGGGCGCGGTCATCTGCGCGCGCAACGTTGCCAGATACAGGTGTTCGTACAGGTGGGCCACACCCGGTGCGTG
This region includes:
- a CDS encoding insulinase family protein; translation: MNGEILQLPGEGGSVIVVHRPDSPTTSVSATYTLGFGQDPTHAPGVAHLYEHLYLATLRAQMTAPLVAHAQTHADTMDVSATVLADADRALLTALTNAPRLLAEGRVDDDTRVRECRAIDVELSEWFGNPLLIAGHKLAALATRRPQPARFDDCRIGSTPSISVTDLRAHAALRAALFPERVVIVGPRPAEEWQHLTQEVRSPDTAPAPADACPGWAGLGSRGDVPGAASRVFIGIPLQLSTPDRAEAVQLTAELLMHERGPLAGIGHRLGVRFRGGSLIPTAGCAVIVGSWTPENARQREAIGVAVRQYAERDLSMFVAAQAITMPERRRAAAATSATLATAVDGWQAGCGIDPTAARAPSVDEINHTMWAGWDRSVLVGATSNRCGPFQD